In the Silvanigrella aquatica genome, GTTGTTGCGGAAGAAGTCGGGAATTTAGCAAAGAGCAGTGGAAAATCTTCAGATGAAATTAGAGACTTACTAGAACAAAGTCGTTCCAATGTCAAAAGCATTCTTGAATTAACCGTAGCAAGAGTTGCCGAAGGTCAAAATACCACCGAAGAGGTTTCAAAAATATTTACTGAAATTGTTCATGATATCAATGAAATTCATATACAACTCACACAAGTTACTGAAGCAACAAAAGAACAAGAGATAGGAGTTAAGCAAATATCTCAAGCAATGAATAAAATTGATCAATCTGCAATAAATAACTTAAAAAGCGCGGAAGAATCTATCATTTCCTCGCATCAAATATTAGATATCAGTATTGATCTTAAAAAAATTGCAACAGCTACAGAAAGCATTGTTTTTGGAGAAAAAATTGCATAATAAAAAAATATTTATTAAATCCTTATTCTCTATTTTATTATTAATGAATTTTAATTCTATTTATGCAGAAGATGATGAGGTAGGCAAAATTGAAAATATCATTGGAGAAGGTGAAATCTTTAATGGTAAAGAAACACTTCCATTAAAAAAAGAAATGCTTGTTCACCCTTCAGATACAATCACAACAAAAGAAAAAGCATTGGTAAAAATATTATTTTTTGATGGTGCAGATATTATTTTATATGAAAAATCAAAAATAAAAATAAAAGAATATAAAGTTAATTTAGATACCGAAAAAAAAAGCCTAAAAAGTGTGTTTGACGATATTAAAGGGAAAATTAGATTTTTTGTGAAGCCTGATAAAACAGTAAACAATGATGTCAAATATAAAACATCCAATGCGGTCATGGGAGTCCGTGGAACCGGTGGATTTATTGTTGCCCCCCTTGATCAAGCAACCACTCAATTGGTTGTGACTACAGGCTCCGTCCAATTGAGTAACCCAGCGGCTCCCAATATTGTTCAAGAAGTGAAGGAAAACCAATGGGGAAAAATTGAAGCAGATAAGCCACCGCCTCCACCAGAACCCGTGACGCCAAAATTAATTGAAGAATTACATGTGGAACTTCCTGAAAATTTTGATACTCCCCCGCCGCCTCCAGAGGAAGTGGTTCCTGATAAGCCTGAAGTCACGCCACAAGAAACACAACCCATTGTACCACCCCTAATTGAAGGAAAATCAGACTCAAATATAAAAGAAGATTCTGATGAAGATGAAAAAGATCAAAACCTCAATTCAAAACAGCCTGAAGAAGTAAAATCTGATTTAAAAGAAAATAAAAATAATTCTTTTAGATTTGGACCAACAGTAAGTTTCGGAGTTTTTAATTTCTTTTCGATTGGAATTGAAACCCAATTTTTTGAATTTTTGGAACTGAGCGCTAATTATGGTGGTATTTCAAAATTTAATTTAAATAATTATCCTAGCATCTCAGATAAGATAAATAATAATAGAGATAATACTCCAATTCAAAGCACCAGTGCGAGTTTACAACATTTTGAAGTCCGAGCTGTTATTTACCCATTTCGAACATCTTTTTTTATAGGTGCGGCATTGGGCAATAGACACTTAGATGCCACAATAAATGCCTGTGAATTTACCGCAGGATTTGGACAATTTAACTCGTGTGTTCCCTTACGAGCTCATTTAAAAATTGATACACAATACTTCGCACCTCAAATTGGCTGGCAAAAAATTTGGGAAAGTGGGTTTACTTTGGGAACCGAATTAGGAGTTCAAATTCCTATAAATTCGGGTAATGAAAATTATTGGACTGAAATATTAACGAATGATTCTACTCAATATAACTACATTATAAATTCATATGCATATCAAAGTTTTCAAAATAATATTAGAGATAATGTAGCGAGTTATTTTAGATACAAAACTCTACCATTTTGGAATATCATAAAAATAGGATGGTTATTTTAATGAATTTCTTTCCGCTAAAAGACACTCTCTTTTGCCAGAAAAACCCTTTTTTTTATGAATAAAAAAATGATTTTCTTTTAATAATTTCTTTAAATTTGTTCTTGATGCATAAGTTGCAAAAACGGCCTGCCTTGCACAATTTTTATTATGAAAGATATGATTTAAAACATCACTCTGCCAAAGATCAGGACTACTTTTAGCACTAAAAGCATCAAAATAAATACCATGAACAGGCATTTCATTAAATGATTTTATAGAAAAATTATTATAAAATTTTATTTTATTTTCTATTATTAAATTTCTCATTGTCTTTTTTAATAGTTCTTTATCGATAGAAAAAAACTTAGCATTTAAATTAATAATACTATCGTAGCACATTTTAAATGAATCTGGAATTTCATTATTTAAAAAATAATTTTTAAATAATTGAATTAATTTTTTTTCTTTTTCATATGAAAATATAAAAAACAACTCATCATTTAAACAGAAGGTCTTTTTTTCTAAATAATAGGCAACAGTCATAATTTCAATATATCCAAGACCAAGACCAATTGATAAAAAGAGAGGATTTAATTGATTTTCAAAAACAAATTTTACTACAGGTAAATAAACATAAATCGTTTCAGAAAAAGCCCCTTGATCACTATGCATAAATTCAGATTCACAATGTTCACTTTGTAATTTTAAACTATACGAACCATCCGCGGTAAGCTGAAAATAAGAATTAAGTTGCTGTTCTTCTGATTTTTCTAATTGATAACTATTTTTCATACATTTTTAAATTTAATCTCTCTTAAAATTAGGATATTTTAGGATCAAAAGCATGCCGTAACGCTTGACCAATTAAACTAATAGAAATTAATAATAGCAGAATAGTCACAACGGGTGAAATTAAAACCCAGGGTGCATTTTGAATATTATCCCGTCCTTGTGCCATAAGTTCACCAATACTCGGCGTAGGAGGCGGCAAACCAAAACCTAAATAATCTAAAGCAGCAAGTAAAGAGATTCCCCCTTCAATTGCAAAAGGGCTTAAAGTAATTAAAGGTGTGAGAGAATTCGGCAAAATATGTTTCATAAGCACGCGAAAATGATTTCCGCCTAAAGCAAGAGAGGCTTCACAAAACTCTCTTTTACGCAACGATAACACACTAGCGCGCATTTGACTTGCCATGCCCATCCAGCCAAATAGGAGAACCAGCATTAATATCATCCAAAATGATTGGCTTTTTGTTATTGCAGTAATTAAAATAACCATAGTTAACATAGGGATAATAGCTGCTAACTCTTTTAAGCGTTCTAAAATAAAATCGAATGCACCTAAATAATATCCCTGCATAATTCCCAATAGTGTTCCAATAAAATAGGAAGTTATCCACAATATAATTGAAAATCCAAGTGATATTCTTGTGCCATAGATAAGCCGTGCAAAAATATCTCTCCCTAAATTATCGGTTCCAAGCCAATGTGATTGAGAAGGAGATGCAAAAATAGCATCGGATTGTTCCTCTGCATCCCAAGGATTTACAGGATAAATAGCATAAACTTTTAAACCTTTATTCAAATCATCTGCAATAAGTTTTTTATAATCAACAATAAAGGAATCCGTAATGTTAAAATGTTCCGGTGTATAATTAAAAATTACAGGAAAATATAATTTTGTTACTTTTTTTTGAGAATTATTCTCTTCAATCTGTCTGCTTAAAAAAATCGGTTTGCTATTTGAAACGAAATTGGCACCCATAGAAATAAAAACTAAGAATAAAAAAATAAAGCTTCCCACATATGTCTTTTTTTGATTGAGAAAAGATTTCCACTTTCTTTGAGCTGCCGTTGCCATAACTTTTAAAATCCTTATTTATATTCAATTCTGGGATCAACTAAAACATAAGTAATATCACTTAAAATTTGCCCTAATAAAATGACTAAAGACTGCAAAACAACGATTGCCATGACAACATTAAAATCACGTGAAGCAAGTGATTGTAAACTTAAAATTCCAATTCCTGGTAAACCAAAAATGGGTTCAATAATAATAGAGCCTCCTAAGAATGCTCCTAAAACAGAGCCAAAACCAACCATGAGAGGAAGAAGTGCGTTTCTTAAAGCATGCTTAAATATAACAATAGTCTCACTTAATCCTTTTGCCCTGGCTGTTCGAATATAGTCAGAACGGATCACCTCAAGCATGCTATTTTTCTGAAGCAAAGCAAATACTGTAAAGTTTCCAATAACCGACGCAAGAACAGGAAGAAACATGTGCTTAAATAAATCATATATTTTTCCGACCAAAGTAAGATCTTCATAATTATCAGCGCGCCAACCTCCCAAAGGAAAAAGAGCGCCAAAAGGAAGAAATCTATCTGTGCAAAATATAAGTAAAAATATAACAGCAAAAACTAGAGCAGGAATGCTATAAGTCACAAATAAAATAAAAGAAGAAAAAGTATCAAATTTTGAACCATCTTTTAATGCCATCATAACCCCAAGAGGTATGGAGATCAGATAAGTCAAAAAGAATCCAGGAATTCCAAAAGAAAGTGAAATGGGAAGACGTTCGATAATTTGATCAATGGCGGGTGCCCGTGTGGTAATAGAATCACCGAAATTAAGTGTTAATATATTTTTTATCCAAATAAAGTAACGAGTCAATGCCGGTTTATCAAGTCCATATTGTACTTCTAATTCATGAGTTAATTTTTTAATATCTTCTGGTCCCAAGCCTATGCTTTTATTCGCTCCCCCTTCTCCTCCCATACCACGGATACGAGCAAGCGTTTCCTGAACAGGGCCACCTGGCAAATAATTTTGTATGCAAAAATAGGTTGCTGTCATTAAAAAAAACATAGGAATAATGGCAATAAATCTGCGAATAAAATATTTTCTCATACTATTCCAAACTTATTTTTCAAGATAAAACATATCACTTGCAGCACCAGACTCATATGGAGCTACCCATCTTGAAGAAGATATTTTGCTATTCAATCCTTCTAAAATATAATTAACTTCTGCTATAAAAGTATAAGGTTGCTCCGCATATATAATACGATTCATTTCTTGCATTAATTTATTACGTTTTACATTATCAAATTCCGTATTTGCTTTTTTAATAAGTTCATCTACCTTAGAATTTGAATAACCTATAAAATTAGAACCCTCATCTTTTTCAGAGTTTGAATCCCAAATTTGTTTTGCATTTGGAAATAAAGAACCTGTCCAAGCTAATATTAAAGCATCAAATTTTCTTTTGTTAATATTGTCTAGAAAAGAATTCCATTCTGTAGATCGAATATTTACTTTAATTCCTGCTGTTTTGAAGGATTCCTTAACGATCTGTGCAATCTTCATACGCGCTGTATTATTGGAGTTAGTATCTAGTGTAAATTCAAAGGGTGTTTTTTTTCCATTAATTATTTTAAATAAAACACCAGATCCGTCATTTTGCCATCCCGCTTCTTTTAATAATGCAAGAGCCTTACTGCGATCAAGGGTAATTATTTTATCTTTGTTTCTTAAATCAGGAGCTGAATTATTTGTAAATGATCCAAATGGAGATGTACTTTGCGTATACAAATTAAAGTAAACCAATTCAATTATCTTTTTATAATCCACCAAGTGAGACAGTGCAGTTCTTGTTTTAATATCATTAAAAAGTGGATTTTTTAGATTCCAAGCAATAAATGAATAAGGTTTGGGGGATTTATTTTGTAACTTGAGTGCCCATAAATTTCTTTGCGAAGGAGATTTTCCAAATTTTTCTTTATCAATTCCAATGACTTTATTATTCCACTGATCTGCATTAAAACTAACCTGATCAATATCACCTTTTAGAAATTTTTCATAAGCCAAGTTTGGATCGGGAATAATATCAAGAATAATTTCATCTGGATTATATCTACTTTTGTATTGAGATAAATTTGTAGCCCACCAGTTTTTATTTCTTTTAAATACAATTTTTTGACTTCTTAAATATTTATCCATAACATATGCTGAGTTTCCAACAGGATTCATAATTCCTTTATCATTATTAAAATCCTTCGAATTTTCAAATTGCTTTTTTTGAATAGGAGTAAATGATGCTAAAAAATTAAGCGTATCAAATTTTGGTTCTTGTACAATAAATGCAAAACTATATTTATCAATTATTTTTATTGAAATTCCTTCATAATAACTTCTTAAAGCTGCAGCATGAGTTTTAGGATTCATTAAAGTATCAAATGTAAATTTAATATCATCTGAAGTAACAGGAGTCTCATCTTGCCATTTCGCGAGTTCATTTAACTTAAAAGTATAATTTTTTTTATCTTTTGAAATGGTATAACTTGTTGCTAAACCGGGGAGGTAACTTAAATTTTCAGGATCCATACTAAATAAGGACATCCATAAATAACCTTCCACAGCATTAGATTCACTGTCATCACTTAAGAGAGGATTCATAACCTTAGGATCGTTACTTAATTGAAAATGTAAAACTCCTCCCTTTTTAGCATTTGGCATTTTATCATAGAAAGAAGAAAATCTTTCATACTTAATTTCTTCTTGCGCTAAGGAATAACTCGTGAAGCACAATGACAAATTAAATAAAGCAATAATATATTTTCTTTGCATAGACATAGGAGTTTCCTACCTTCTCAACAAAATAGATAATGGTTTGATTAATATCATCGATTATACCTTATTTTATTTAGTAAAAAAACTATTTTTAAAAATAGAAGAGGGGAGTAAATAAATACTCCCCTCTTTGTTAAATTAATAAAATTTTGAAGTTTTATTTGATTATAACGTCATTTTGATTTGAATTGAAAACGTATTTAGATAGGTTTTGATAATAAGCTATTTGCTGCGAAAGAGTAGGGGTAGCCACTCCTTTTACAATTTTATTTCCACTATTCGGTGGCAAATAAAAGACAGGATTAAAAGCAACTCCCGAAATTCTCGTTTCAAAATGCAAATTAGCACCTGTCACACGCCCTGTCTTCCCAACGTAACCAATAAGTTGATCGCGACGGACATATTGCCCATTATGAACAACAATTTTATTCATATGCGCGTATAATGTTTCATGCTCAGAATCGTGACCTACGATAACGGAAGAACCGTAACCCCGTTTGCTACCCGCAAATAAGACTTGACCATCGTAAGCAGCACGAATGGGCGTACCCACACGGGCGCTGATGTCGATACCCGAATGCATGCGTGTTTTCTTTCCTAAACGGCGCATACCAAAGAGGCTTGAAAGCTTGCCCTCTGTAGGCCAAATGATTTCCAAACCACCAAATTTTCCATTTTTTGAATCTAAAGAAACTTTACCCGTTTCATTATACTCTTCATCAATATCATCATAACTTACTACATCTTCAATTAATTGATTGTCATGGCCCGCAGAGAAACCAAAAAAACTCCGCTCAGCTTGCTTTTGGCGCGCTATAAAAGCAGGGTCTAGAATGACAGTTTCTTTCAATTCAGCAACGGAGCCTTTTAAAACTAAGTTTTGATTACCACCGTTATTTGTATTGAGACATCCCGTAAGGGCTATAGTAAGAGGAATGATGATGGAAAAGGATAATTTCTTTCTTAATTTTTCCATGCTCAGCATCCAATTCTCTCCTAGGTTTAAAAGAAGCGATTCTGACAGTATAATAATTGTATCTCAAAGACAAGCTCTTCATAATTTTGGGACTATTT is a window encoding:
- a CDS encoding FecR family protein: MHNKKIFIKSLFSILLLMNFNSIYAEDDEVGKIENIIGEGEIFNGKETLPLKKEMLVHPSDTITTKEKALVKILFFDGADIILYEKSKIKIKEYKVNLDTEKKSLKSVFDDIKGKIRFFVKPDKTVNNDVKYKTSNAVMGVRGTGGFIVAPLDQATTQLVVTTGSVQLSNPAAPNIVQEVKENQWGKIEADKPPPPPEPVTPKLIEELHVELPENFDTPPPPPEEVVPDKPEVTPQETQPIVPPLIEGKSDSNIKEDSDEDEKDQNLNSKQPEEVKSDLKENKNNSFRFGPTVSFGVFNFFSIGIETQFFEFLELSANYGGISKFNLNNYPSISDKINNNRDNTPIQSTSASLQHFEVRAVIYPFRTSFFIGAALGNRHLDATINACEFTAGFGQFNSCVPLRAHLKIDTQYFAPQIGWQKIWESGFTLGTELGVQIPINSGNENYWTEILTNDSTQYNYIINSYAYQSFQNNIRDNVASYFRYKTLPFWNIIKIGWLF
- a CDS encoding MnmC family methyltransferase → MKNSYQLEKSEEQQLNSYFQLTADGSYSLKLQSEHCESEFMHSDQGAFSETIYVYLPVVKFVFENQLNPLFLSIGLGLGYIEIMTVAYYLEKKTFCLNDELFFIFSYEKEKKLIQLFKNYFLNNEIPDSFKMCYDSIINLNAKFFSIDKELLKKTMRNLIIENKIKFYNNFSIKSFNEMPVHGIYFDAFSAKSSPDLWQSDVLNHIFHNKNCARQAVFATYASRTNLKKLLKENHFFIHKKKGFSGKRECLLAERNSLK
- a CDS encoding ABC transporter permease subunit; amino-acid sequence: MATAAQRKWKSFLNQKKTYVGSFIFLFLVFISMGANFVSNSKPIFLSRQIEENNSQKKVTKLYFPVIFNYTPEHFNITDSFIVDYKKLIADDLNKGLKVYAIYPVNPWDAEEQSDAIFASPSQSHWLGTDNLGRDIFARLIYGTRISLGFSIILWITSYFIGTLLGIMQGYYLGAFDFILERLKELAAIIPMLTMVILITAITKSQSFWMILMLVLLFGWMGMASQMRASVLSLRKREFCEASLALGGNHFRVLMKHILPNSLTPLITLSPFAIEGGISLLAALDYLGFGLPPPTPSIGELMAQGRDNIQNAPWVLISPVVTILLLLISISLIGQALRHAFDPKIS
- a CDS encoding ABC transporter permease subunit, translated to MRKYFIRRFIAIIPMFFLMTATYFCIQNYLPGGPVQETLARIRGMGGEGGANKSIGLGPEDIKKLTHELEVQYGLDKPALTRYFIWIKNILTLNFGDSITTRAPAIDQIIERLPISLSFGIPGFFLTYLISIPLGVMMALKDGSKFDTFSSFILFVTYSIPALVFAVIFLLIFCTDRFLPFGALFPLGGWRADNYEDLTLVGKIYDLFKHMFLPVLASVIGNFTVFALLQKNSMLEVIRSDYIRTARAKGLSETIVIFKHALRNALLPLMVGFGSVLGAFLGGSIIIEPIFGLPGIGILSLQSLASRDFNVVMAIVVLQSLVILLGQILSDITYVLVDPRIEYK
- a CDS encoding ABC transporter substrate-binding protein — translated: MSMQRKYIIALFNLSLCFTSYSLAQEEIKYERFSSFYDKMPNAKKGGVLHFQLSNDPKVMNPLLSDDSESNAVEGYLWMSLFSMDPENLSYLPGLATSYTISKDKKNYTFKLNELAKWQDETPVTSDDIKFTFDTLMNPKTHAAALRSYYEGISIKIIDKYSFAFIVQEPKFDTLNFLASFTPIQKKQFENSKDFNNDKGIMNPVGNSAYVMDKYLRSQKIVFKRNKNWWATNLSQYKSRYNPDEIILDIIPDPNLAYEKFLKGDIDQVSFNADQWNNKVIGIDKEKFGKSPSQRNLWALKLQNKSPKPYSFIAWNLKNPLFNDIKTRTALSHLVDYKKIIELVYFNLYTQSTSPFGSFTNNSAPDLRNKDKIITLDRSKALALLKEAGWQNDGSGVLFKIINGKKTPFEFTLDTNSNNTARMKIAQIVKESFKTAGIKVNIRSTEWNSFLDNINKRKFDALILAWTGSLFPNAKQIWDSNSEKDEGSNFIGYSNSKVDELIKKANTEFDNVKRNKLMQEMNRIIYAEQPYTFIAEVNYILEGLNSKISSSRWVAPYESGAASDMFYLEK
- a CDS encoding M23 family metallopeptidase, coding for MEKLRKKLSFSIIIPLTIALTGCLNTNNGGNQNLVLKGSVAELKETVILDPAFIARQKQAERSFFGFSAGHDNQLIEDVVSYDDIDEEYNETGKVSLDSKNGKFGGLEIIWPTEGKLSSLFGMRRLGKKTRMHSGIDISARVGTPIRAAYDGQVLFAGSKRGYGSSVIVGHDSEHETLYAHMNKIVVHNGQYVRRDQLIGYVGKTGRVTGANLHFETRISGVAFNPVFYLPPNSGNKIVKGVATPTLSQQIAYYQNLSKYVFNSNQNDVIIK